In Geobacter anodireducens, a genomic segment contains:
- a CDS encoding 2Fe-2S ferredoxin, producing the protein MQFAAKLTEVPLWGKKLVTVNGEEVVLINDKATIFACENYCPHQGSPMLGGIVKNGVISCPRHGCHYDLASGASTDHPGYTLKTYRVEVVGDDIMIDTVAESD; encoded by the coding sequence ATGCAGTTTGCCGCAAAGCTCACCGAAGTCCCCCTCTGGGGCAAGAAGCTCGTCACCGTCAACGGTGAAGAGGTGGTGCTGATCAACGACAAAGCAACGATATTCGCCTGCGAGAATTATTGCCCCCACCAGGGAAGCCCGATGCTGGGGGGAATCGTCAAGAACGGGGTCATCTCCTGCCCGCGGCACGGCTGTCACTACGATCTGGCCAGCGGCGCCAGCACCGATCATCCCGGCTATACCCTGAAAACCTACCGGGTCGAGGTGGTCGGCGACGACATCATGATCGATACGGTAGCCGAATCCGATTGA
- a CDS encoding sulfurtransferase: MMDELGISADEVKSRMKSGEELFFVNLQHHQDWDLAVMKVRGALRVPDDRLEQHFAEIPRDRPLIVYSTCPGDEPSLRAARFLQQHGWNDVHFLIGGFNTYCEAGLPVEDVGTGSTSKKLRGL; the protein is encoded by the coding sequence ATGATGGATGAATTGGGAATCTCTGCTGATGAAGTGAAATCCCGCATGAAAAGCGGAGAGGAGCTGTTTTTCGTAAACCTGCAACATCACCAAGACTGGGATCTGGCTGTCATGAAAGTCCGGGGTGCCCTACGCGTGCCAGATGACAGGCTGGAACAGCATTTCGCCGAAATACCCCGCGACCGGCCACTCATTGTCTACTCGACCTGTCCGGGGGATGAGCCAAGCCTGCGGGCCGCGCGGTTCCTTCAGCAGCATGGCTGGAATGATGTTCACTTCTTGATCGGTGGTTTCAATACGTATTGCGAGGCAGGGCTACCAGTGGAGGATGTGGGCACGGGAAGTACATCAAAGAAACTCAGGGGGCTCTGA
- a CDS encoding hemerythrin, with protein MEKKATEILEEEHHVIQTVVGVMAAIAGGLDAGKRPDCGILRDLVEFMRMFADTCHHGKEEHHLFPLLEAKGVPVTGCPLGILIHEHQSGRKLVMELAEAAEAYGKGNAEATGPLRASLQGLVNLYPSHIWKENYLLFPMTDKILNGEEQRELLHKFDLVEESIGKDEHHRLVTMAEMLAEQSHRL; from the coding sequence ATGGAGAAAAAAGCGACCGAAATACTGGAAGAGGAACATCACGTTATCCAGACGGTGGTGGGCGTCATGGCCGCTATTGCCGGCGGGCTGGATGCGGGGAAAAGACCGGACTGCGGCATCCTCCGGGACCTGGTGGAGTTCATGCGGATGTTCGCTGATACGTGCCATCACGGCAAGGAAGAGCATCACCTCTTTCCTCTCCTTGAGGCAAAGGGGGTGCCGGTGACCGGCTGCCCCCTGGGGATCCTCATCCATGAGCATCAGAGCGGCAGAAAGCTTGTTATGGAGTTGGCTGAAGCCGCAGAAGCTTACGGGAAGGGGAACGCCGAGGCGACCGGCCCCTTGCGCGCAAGCCTGCAAGGACTGGTGAACCTCTATCCCAGCCACATCTGGAAGGAAAACTATCTGCTGTTTCCCATGACCGACAAGATTCTCAATGGGGAGGAGCAGCGGGAATTACTGCACAAGTTCGACCTGGTAGAAGAATCGATCGGGAAGGATGAGCATCACCGGCTCGTGACCATGGCCGAAATGCTGGCAGAACAATCGCACAGACTGTAA
- a CDS encoding DNA repair protein — translation MDIATESPPLTIYTVGHSTRSLEQFAGLLRVHGIRQLVDVRTIPRSRHNPQFNRDTLSAYLRNRRIGYRHMKELGGLRHPRADSPNMGWHNASFRGFADYMQTPQFAAALEKLVALSRRKATAIMCAEAVPWRCHRSLIGDALVIRGVEVMNIMGRGSATQHSLTAMAAVEGMRITYPPEQD, via the coding sequence ATGGACATCGCGACAGAGTCCCCACCCCTGACCATATACACCGTGGGTCATTCCACGCGCAGCCTGGAGCAATTCGCCGGGCTGTTGCGGGTCCACGGCATCAGGCAGCTCGTGGACGTGCGCACCATCCCCCGCTCGCGGCACAACCCCCAGTTCAATCGCGACACCCTGAGCGCATACCTTCGTAACCGTCGCATCGGCTACCGGCACATGAAGGAGCTGGGAGGATTGCGGCACCCCCGGGCCGATTCGCCCAACATGGGGTGGCACAACGCCTCTTTCCGGGGCTTTGCCGACTATATGCAGACGCCGCAGTTTGCCGCGGCCCTGGAAAAGCTCGTTGCGCTGTCCCGCAGAAAAGCGACCGCCATCATGTGTGCCGAAGCCGTTCCCTGGCGCTGCCACCGCTCGCTCATCGGCGATGCCCTTGTGATCCGCGGTGTTGAGGTCATGAATATCATGGGCCGAGGCAGCGCAACGCAGCACAGCCTCACCGCCATGGCGGCCGTGGAGGGGATGCGGATAACGTATCCGCCCGAACAGGATTAA
- a CDS encoding NADH oxidase, which yields MKTVILGGVAGGLSAASQIKRADRDAEVIVLEKSGDPSYAACGMPYNLFFKDTPVEALYALSLDTIRNGRGIDYRLRHEAVAIDPLRQEVTVVDHEQNREYRERYDFLVYATGNRPAPLPLPGFDDPAVCYFKTLDDTRRVKRLIHDQAPACAILVGAGYTNLEVADVLYNMRIRPVIVEKAPAILPAFAAEIRDKVMEKIAEKGIEFHAGVDVQGKEGATVRTTAGDFDAGLVVVAIGVKPNTGLFAAAGGELGAAGAVKVDRFLRTSLPGVFAAGDCAEHYVRQLGRNSYMPLGPVANKQGRLAGNNIARHDAMTMFHGIDQTAAFKFFDLTVATTGLNERQLQEMGQEFRKIHVDTPTRGSFPGGGTMRTVLLFERGTGLLLGGQMVGQDVVAKRLDVLAAAVYKQMTVFELAELDLSYAPPYAPVWDPLLIAANQAVKAV from the coding sequence ATGAAAACGGTAATACTTGGCGGAGTAGCCGGCGGGCTGTCCGCCGCCAGCCAGATCAAGCGCGCGGATCGGGATGCAGAGGTGATTGTCCTGGAAAAGTCGGGCGATCCTTCCTACGCCGCGTGCGGCATGCCCTACAACCTCTTCTTCAAGGATACGCCGGTGGAAGCTCTCTATGCCCTGAGCCTCGACACGATCCGGAACGGACGCGGCATCGACTACCGGCTCCGCCATGAAGCTGTCGCCATCGATCCCCTGCGGCAGGAGGTTACGGTTGTCGACCATGAGCAGAACCGGGAGTACCGCGAACGCTACGACTTCCTGGTCTATGCCACGGGCAACCGGCCCGCGCCCCTTCCCCTGCCCGGATTCGATGATCCGGCGGTCTGCTACTTCAAGACCCTGGACGACACGAGGCGGGTCAAACGTCTGATCCATGACCAGGCACCAGCCTGTGCGATTCTGGTGGGGGCCGGGTATACCAATCTGGAGGTGGCCGACGTCCTCTACAACATGAGGATCCGGCCGGTTATCGTGGAAAAGGCCCCGGCGATCCTCCCCGCCTTTGCAGCGGAGATCCGGGACAAGGTGATGGAGAAGATTGCTGAAAAAGGGATCGAATTCCACGCCGGCGTGGACGTCCAGGGGAAGGAAGGCGCCACGGTGCGGACCACGGCAGGCGATTTCGACGCCGGCCTCGTGGTCGTTGCCATCGGCGTGAAGCCGAACACCGGCCTCTTCGCCGCGGCCGGGGGCGAGCTCGGGGCTGCCGGAGCCGTCAAGGTAGACCGCTTCCTGCGCACGAGCCTCCCCGGCGTCTTTGCCGCCGGAGACTGCGCAGAGCACTATGTCCGCCAACTGGGGAGGAACAGCTACATGCCGCTCGGCCCCGTGGCCAATAAACAGGGGCGTCTTGCGGGCAACAACATAGCCCGCCACGATGCCATGACGATGTTTCACGGCATCGATCAGACCGCGGCGTTCAAATTTTTCGACCTGACGGTTGCCACAACCGGCCTCAACGAACGACAGCTTCAGGAGATGGGCCAGGAGTTCAGAAAAATCCACGTGGACACACCGACGAGGGGATCATTCCCCGGCGGAGGCACCATGCGGACCGTGCTTCTGTTCGAGAGGGGAACCGGCCTGCTCCTCGGCGGCCAGATGGTGGGACAGGATGTGGTGGCGAAACGGCTCGACGTCCTTGCCGCCGCCGTGTACAAGCAGATGACCGTTTTCGAGCTGGCAGAGCTCGACCTGAGCTATGCGCCTCCCTACGCACCGGTGTGGGACCCCCTCCTCATTGCGGCGAACCAGGCGGTCAAGGCCGTGTGA
- a CDS encoding ferredoxin, whose protein sequence is MTKAPWVDKEECISCGLCVNNVPGVFRFDDENKAECYDPNGAPEDDIQGGAIDACPVSCINWSTEPDYLRSFA, encoded by the coding sequence ATGACAAAGGCACCATGGGTTGACAAGGAAGAATGCATAAGCTGCGGGCTCTGCGTGAACAACGTTCCCGGCGTGTTCCGCTTCGATGACGAAAACAAGGCGGAATGCTACGACCCCAACGGCGCGCCTGAGGACGATATCCAGGGTGGCGCCATTGATGCCTGCCCGGTTTCGTGCATCAACTGGAGTACCGAGCCCGACTACCTGAGGAGCTTTGCCTGA